The following proteins are encoded in a genomic region of Populus nigra chromosome 16, ddPopNigr1.1, whole genome shotgun sequence:
- the LOC133675198 gene encoding uncharacterized protein LOC133675198 isoform X1: protein MIYTHNLRASLRLSVRKLVPAMAGMLFRLLVSFLLISNLVYWSNISISTRRTGSQVHGHDQVRPILDDTHLVLQSKKKDHDEHIAHGRKIVELNDYPGSGANNRHTPRPQFGRCVDC, encoded by the exons ATGATATATACACATAATTTGAGGGCTTCCCTTAGATTGTCAGTAAGGAAGCTTGTTCCAGCAATGGCAGGAATGCTCTTTCGGTTACTTGTAAGCTTTTTGTTGATTTCTAACCTTGTTTATTGGAGCAATATTTCAATCTCAACAAGGA GAACTGGAAGTCAGGTGCATGGTCATGATCAAGTTCGTCCGATTCTTGACGACACCCACCTG GTACTCCAGAGCAAGAAGAAGGATCACGATGAACATATCGCACATGGAAGAAAGATTGTAGAACTCAACGATTATCCTGGATCTGGAGCCAACAATCGTCACACTCCAAGACCACAATTTGGCAGATGTGTTGATTGTTAG
- the LOC133675198 gene encoding uncharacterized protein LOC133675198 isoform X2 — translation MIYTHNLRASLRLSVRKLVPAMAGMLFRLLVSFLLISNLVYWSNISISTRRTGSQVHGHDQVRPILDDTHLSKKKDHDEHIAHGRKIVELNDYPGSGANNRHTPRPQFGRCVDC, via the exons ATGATATATACACATAATTTGAGGGCTTCCCTTAGATTGTCAGTAAGGAAGCTTGTTCCAGCAATGGCAGGAATGCTCTTTCGGTTACTTGTAAGCTTTTTGTTGATTTCTAACCTTGTTTATTGGAGCAATATTTCAATCTCAACAAGGA GAACTGGAAGTCAGGTGCATGGTCATGATCAAGTTCGTCCGATTCTTGACGACACCCACCTG AGCAAGAAGAAGGATCACGATGAACATATCGCACATGGAAGAAAGATTGTAGAACTCAACGATTATCCTGGATCTGGAGCCAACAATCGTCACACTCCAAGACCACAATTTGGCAGATGTGTTGATTGTTAG
- the LOC133676142 gene encoding uncharacterized protein LOC133676142, with product MTGIRLQQEESADLTQIRAAGTGGDLVSDDDRSVAADSWSIKSDYGSTLDDDQRHADAAEALSAAANCRAASDYSSDKEELDAEGVASMLGLQSYWDAAYADELANFREHGHAGEVWFGADVMDVIASWTKGLCFEISQGCIPNHVDDIKSETVEESDKYLSSWSVLDIGTGNGLLLHELAKQGFSDLTGVDYSEGAINLARRLADRDGFSNINLLVDDVLETKLNRQFQLVMDKGTLDAIGLHPDGAIKRIMYWESVSKLVAVGGILVITSCNNTKDELVQEVENFNQRRIDVSLESESMKGHEASRDPPFRYLNHVRTYPTFMFGGSVGSRVATVAFLRN from the exons ATGACAGGAATTCGGTTACAGCAAGAAGAATCAGCTGACCTGACGCAAATCAGAGCTGCTGGTACCGGCGGCGATCTGGTGTCGGACGACGATAGGTCTGTGGCGGCGGACTCTTGGTCAATTAAGAGTGATTATGGGAGTACTCTCGATGACGATCAGCGCCATGCTGATGCCGCCGAGGCTCTCTCCGCTGCCGCTAACTGTCGCGCCGCTTCTGATTACAG TTCAGACAAGGAAGAACTGGATGCTGAAGGCGTGGCTTCCATGTTAGGTCTACAGAGTTATTGGGATGCTGCCTATGCTGATGAGTTGGCAAACTTCCGTGAACATGGTCATGCTGGTGAAGTTTG GTTTGGGGCTGATGTCATGGATGTCATTGCTTCTTGGACAAAAGGCCTGTGCTTTGAAATTTCTCAAGGTTGCATTCCTAATCATGTTGATGATATAAAGTCTGAAACTGTTGAAGAGAGTGATAAATATCTGTCCAGCTGGAGTGTACTTGACATCGGGACCGGCAATGGTTTACTCCTTCATGAACTTGCTAAGCAGGG GTTTTCTGATTTAACTGGAGTTGATTACAGTGAAGGGGCCATTAACCTGGCGCGTAGGCTTGCTGATCGTGATGGGTTTTCTAATATCAATCTTCTG GTTGATGATGTTCTTGAGACAAAATTAAACAGACAGTTTCAGCTGGTCATGGATAAAGGGACTTTAGATGCCATTGGATTGCATCCTGACGGTGCTAtcaaaag gatCATGTACTGGGAATCAGTTTCAAAGTTGGTTGCAGTTGGTGGAATCTTG GTGATTACATCGTGTAACAATACAAAAGACGAATTGGTGCAAGAAGTAGAAAATTTCAATCAAAGGAGGATTGATGTATCCCTGGAATCAGAGTCCATGAAGGGCCATGAAGCATCCAGAGATCCTCCATTTCGATACCTCAATCATGTCCGAACATATCCTACCTTCATGTTTGGTGGATCAGTGGGATCACGTGTTGCCACTGTGGCATTTCTTCGAAACTGA